Proteins found in one Candidatus Bathyarchaeia archaeon genomic segment:
- a CDS encoding radical SAM protein — MTLVEGYQRFLSPRFKPFDPLKLAEETERIVTREGEDGIERKYTDFYSVPVYRGIATGYAVGCCLRCFYCWSSWSRDFPEIFGEFFSPKDAAKMLFMAAEKGMVYSEYWRKRIPKIDKLRLSGCEPTIGREHLLSLLQCVAESKYSLFILETNGIILGHDKNYVERLSEFKDRLYVRVSIKAATPESFTRRTGAKGEFYIFPFQALKSLLDEGIYARAATMTDTRIMPREERQILIQMLDEIDPEANYINTLEEEIVDPYDTTIKRIKAYRSREYAKILQDEILRQRLGNTF, encoded by the coding sequence TTGACGTTAGTTGAGGGTTATCAAAGGTTTCTCTCTCCACGGTTTAAACCGTTTGACCCCTTAAAGCTTGCTGAAGAAACTGAGAGGATTGTGACAAGGGAAGGCGAGGATGGAATTGAGCGAAAATACACCGACTTCTATTCCGTTCCCGTTTACAGGGGCATCGCTACGGGCTACGCGGTTGGATGCTGTTTAAGGTGCTTCTACTGCTGGTCAAGCTGGTCGAGGGACTTTCCTGAAATTTTTGGAGAGTTTTTCTCGCCTAAAGATGCTGCCAAAATGCTTTTCATGGCAGCCGAAAAAGGCATGGTTTATTCTGAATATTGGCGGAAACGGATTCCAAAAATAGATAAGCTTAGGCTTTCAGGGTGCGAACCAACAATAGGCAGGGAGCATCTCTTAAGCCTGCTTCAATGTGTGGCTGAATCCAAATATTCCCTTTTCATACTTGAAACAAACGGCATAATTCTAGGTCATGACAAAAACTATGTTGAGAGGCTTTCGGAGTTTAAGGACAGACTTTACGTTAGAGTTTCAATAAAGGCGGCTACACCTGAAAGTTTCACACGGAGAACGGGTGCCAAAGGCGAATTTTACATATTTCCATTCCAAGCATTGAAAAGTCTTCTGGATGAGGGAATATATGCGAGGGCTGCAACCATGACGGATACTCGTATTATGCCAAGAGAAGAAAGACAAATACTCATTCAAATGTTGGATGAAATAGATCCGGAAGCAAACTACATAAACACGCTGGAAGAAGAAATCGTAGATCCATACGATACAACGATAAAGAGGATTAAGGCTTACAGAAGTCGAGAATATGCAAAAATTTTGCAAGATGAAATTCTCAGACAACGGTTAGGAAACACCTTTTAG
- a CDS encoding DUF72 domain-containing protein encodes MECYVGTSGWFYSWNPEGSFDWFVKFSGLNAVELNMSFYRFPYPNMVQSWARKSKNLKWAVKVNRLITHIFKFNQKAKEQWRKFQKLFAPLDSSIDFYLFQLPPSMTPKSLQTIENFIKEVSLGERFALEVRNQKWFDKAYIEWASRLGITWVSVDSPDFPLDVYNTNGIVYERMHGRTAWYSHYYLDWELKEVTDKIIKTNPKKIYVFFNNNHAMLENARRMLKLLTQHSTTKTI; translated from the coding sequence ATGGAGTGTTATGTTGGAACATCAGGCTGGTTTTATTCCTGGAACCCTGAGGGAAGCTTCGACTGGTTCGTGAAGTTTTCCGGATTAAACGCTGTCGAGCTCAACATGAGCTTCTACCGTTTCCCATACCCGAACATGGTTCAATCATGGGCTAGGAAGAGTAAGAATTTAAAATGGGCAGTAAAAGTGAACAGGCTTATAACACATATCTTCAAGTTTAACCAGAAGGCAAAGGAACAGTGGCGAAAATTCCAAAAGCTCTTCGCCCCATTAGATTCATCCATTGACTTTTACCTCTTCCAGCTGCCTCCCTCAATGACGCCAAAATCCCTTCAAACAATTGAAAACTTCATAAAGGAAGTCAGCCTCGGCGAAAGGTTCGCCCTAGAAGTCAGAAACCAGAAATGGTTTGACAAGGCCTATATCGAATGGGCCTCAAGGCTTGGCATAACATGGGTAAGCGTAGATTCACCCGACTTCCCCCTCGACGTATACAACACAAACGGAATAGTCTACGAGAGAATGCATGGAAGAACAGCCTGGTATTCCCACTACTACCTCGACTGGGAACTCAAAGAAGTCACAGACAAAATCATTAAAACAAACCCAAAGAAAATATACGTGTTCTTCAACAACAATCATGCAATGCTGGAAAACGCTCGAAGAATGCTCAAACTTCTAACCCAACACTCCACAACCAAGACTATTTAA